The proteins below are encoded in one region of Halocatena salina:
- a CDS encoding TAXI family TRAP transporter solute-binding subunit yields the protein MSYERRRFIEIAGTFALFGIAGCLEDEAGSGPTPETESKENGEPLSWHAGGTAGTYYPLSGDFKSIVDAETPYSLQVQSTGASVENVGSLHSEDANFALIQNDIAHFAHNGTGLEEFQGQSMENIRGVATLYPETIHVISQAGSGLERIQDLSGKSVNTGDLGSGTQVNALQILETAGVKEFDEQNTDFETAANQIRDGDVDAAFVVGGWPVGAVEELATTEDIGLVEISGGLRENLMNEAEWFAEDTVPGGTYDGIEEDVETVSVQAMIATHEAMDEGTVEAVTTAIFDNLDQVTHKQEFISVDTAQDGMPIPVHPGAEAYFN from the coding sequence ATGTCGTACGAACGACGACGATTCATCGAAATTGCTGGAACTTTCGCGCTCTTTGGGATCGCTGGCTGCCTCGAAGACGAAGCAGGTTCCGGGCCAACCCCAGAGACAGAATCCAAGGAAAACGGCGAGCCGCTCTCCTGGCATGCGGGCGGGACCGCCGGAACGTACTACCCGCTGTCGGGCGACTTCAAGTCGATCGTCGACGCGGAAACGCCCTACTCACTTCAGGTCCAGTCGACGGGCGCCAGTGTCGAGAACGTCGGGAGCCTCCACAGCGAGGACGCCAATTTCGCACTGATCCAAAACGACATCGCGCACTTCGCGCACAACGGAACCGGTCTCGAGGAGTTTCAAGGCCAGTCGATGGAGAACATCCGCGGGGTTGCAACGCTGTACCCAGAAACGATCCACGTCATCAGCCAAGCAGGCTCGGGTCTCGAACGGATTCAAGATCTATCGGGAAAATCGGTCAACACCGGTGATCTCGGCAGCGGAACACAAGTCAACGCGTTGCAGATCCTTGAGACGGCGGGCGTCAAGGAGTTTGACGAGCAGAACACCGACTTCGAGACGGCGGCTAACCAGATTCGCGACGGTGATGTCGACGCCGCGTTCGTCGTCGGGGGTTGGCCCGTCGGTGCTGTCGAGGAGCTCGCAACGACTGAGGACATCGGTCTCGTCGAAATTTCGGGAGGGCTTCGGGAGAACCTCATGAACGAGGCCGAGTGGTTCGCCGAGGACACTGTTCCGGGGGGCACGTACGACGGAATCGAGGAGGACGTTGAGACGGTGTCAGTTCAGGCGATGATCGCCACCCATGAGGCGATGGACGAGGGAACTGTCGAGGCGGTCACGACCGCCATCTTCGACAACCTCGATCAGGTCACTCACAAACAGGAATTCATCAGCGTCGACACCGCCCAGGACGGGATGCCGATCCCGGTCCACCCCGGCGCAGAAGCCTACTTCAACTAA
- a CDS encoding aminotransferase class I/II-fold pyridoxal phosphate-dependent enzyme, whose protein sequence is MTNNREKRSRLADRTDRGFDLEARIDGRKERGLRRDLTPVESVSERSRYAEDPGADQPVFGKRTEMMVFASNNYLGLATDERVQRAASSVADSIGTGAGASRLVTGDTPVHRALERDLAESKGTERALVFSSGYAANVGTITALDPDVVFSDAYNHASIVDGCRLSDAEIVVYDHCDATALADAMADRAPDSDESWLVVTDSVFSMDGDVAPLGAVCNVAERYGAWVMVDEAHATGVFEDGGGIVQREGLTGRVHVQLGTLSKALAAQGGFVAASGPVIEHLSNTARSFVFSTGLSPPAAAAARTALSIARNGSRRTQLWDNVERLRTGLESLGFDVLGTTHIVPVLIGNRTEAMELATHLEEAGIIAPAIRPPTVPDGTSRIRLAPMATHTERDVEQCVAAFERAEEKR, encoded by the coding sequence ATGACCAACAACCGGGAGAAACGCTCTCGTCTCGCCGATCGCACCGACCGGGGGTTCGATCTCGAAGCACGGATAGACGGCCGCAAGGAGCGGGGACTTCGACGAGATCTCACCCCGGTCGAATCGGTGAGTGAACGAAGTCGATACGCCGAGGATCCCGGTGCCGATCAACCGGTGTTCGGAAAACGGACGGAGATGATGGTGTTTGCGTCGAACAACTATCTCGGACTAGCCACCGACGAACGCGTCCAACGCGCCGCCAGCTCCGTCGCCGATTCGATCGGAACGGGAGCGGGAGCAAGCCGGCTTGTCACCGGCGATACGCCCGTCCACCGCGCGCTCGAACGGGATCTGGCCGAATCGAAAGGGACCGAACGGGCGCTTGTCTTCTCCTCGGGGTATGCGGCGAACGTCGGCACTATCACGGCGCTCGATCCGGACGTGGTGTTTTCGGACGCGTACAACCACGCGAGCATCGTCGATGGCTGTCGCTTATCCGACGCGGAGATCGTCGTCTACGACCACTGTGACGCCACCGCGCTGGCTGACGCGATGGCCGATCGTGCCCCTGATAGTGATGAATCGTGGCTCGTCGTCACCGATTCGGTGTTCAGCATGGACGGCGACGTCGCTCCACTGGGAGCAGTGTGTAACGTTGCAGAACGGTACGGCGCGTGGGTGATGGTCGACGAAGCCCACGCGACCGGCGTGTTCGAAGATGGTGGCGGGATCGTCCAACGCGAGGGACTCACCGGCAGGGTGCACGTTCAGCTCGGAACACTCTCGAAAGCGCTGGCTGCACAGGGTGGGTTCGTCGCTGCCAGCGGGCCGGTGATCGAACACCTCTCGAACACCGCGCGTTCGTTCGTCTTTTCGACCGGCCTGTCACCGCCCGCCGCGGCCGCGGCACGAACGGCGCTTTCGATCGCCAGAAACGGTTCCCGGCGCACACAGCTGTGGGACAACGTCGAACGGCTCCGTACCGGATTGGAATCGCTCGGCTTCGATGTGTTAGGAACAACACACATCGTCCCAGTGTTGATCGGGAACCGGACCGAGGCGATGGAACTCGCCACCCACCTCGAAGAAGCGGGCATCATCGCGCCTGCCATCCGTCCGCCCACGGTGCCCGACGGGACGAGCCGGATTCGATTGGCACCGATGGCAACCCACACCGAACGCGATGTCGAACAGTGCGTAGCGGCGTTCGAACGAGCGGAGGAAAAACGATGA
- the bioB gene encoding biotin synthase BioB, with the protein MVNETGNQTVDGAVARVLDGESLDRTDGLALLAQPVGVLAAGADLVRSRFSDGTVDACSIVNAKAGNCAEDCGFCAQSVHFDTGIDTYGFLDPEEILSAAKRAERDGAQRFGIVVAEKGVSKERRPEEWEQVIRSIRLVREETSVEVDASLGILTREEADILAEEGLNHYNHNIETSPRYFPEIITTHTFEDRVKTLRVAKEAGMDLCAGVILGMGETPTDRVEAAIALQDVGVSSLPVNVLNPVAGTPLGERESALISTTELIKTIAVYRFLHPHARVRLTGGREVNLAPDEQHLPFEAGADGVLSGDYLTTEGQSPGEDIRIIERAGLEPNRSVNDFDPAAVKDQSDSSPRIETAAGTATSTAQQDD; encoded by the coding sequence GTGGTTAACGAGACTGGTAACCAGACAGTCGACGGCGCTGTGGCGCGCGTACTCGATGGTGAGAGCCTCGACCGGACGGACGGACTCGCGTTGCTCGCCCAGCCAGTCGGGGTGCTGGCAGCGGGGGCTGATCTCGTTCGGTCGCGGTTCAGTGACGGAACTGTCGATGCGTGTAGCATCGTGAACGCCAAAGCAGGGAACTGTGCGGAGGACTGTGGATTCTGTGCCCAATCAGTGCACTTCGACACCGGAATCGACACGTATGGATTTCTCGATCCCGAAGAGATCCTCTCGGCGGCCAAACGCGCCGAACGAGACGGTGCACAGCGGTTCGGTATCGTCGTCGCGGAAAAAGGTGTGAGCAAGGAACGCCGGCCCGAGGAGTGGGAGCAGGTCATCCGGTCGATCCGGTTGGTTCGTGAGGAAACGAGCGTCGAAGTCGATGCGAGCCTCGGCATCCTCACTCGTGAAGAAGCCGACATCCTTGCCGAGGAGGGGCTCAACCATTACAACCACAACATCGAGACCTCTCCACGATATTTCCCGGAGATCATCACTACCCACACCTTCGAGGATCGGGTAAAGACGCTCCGAGTCGCAAAGGAGGCGGGAATGGACCTGTGTGCCGGGGTCATTCTGGGGATGGGCGAAACGCCGACCGATCGGGTTGAGGCCGCCATCGCACTACAGGACGTTGGAGTGTCGTCACTCCCGGTGAACGTTCTCAATCCAGTAGCCGGAACACCGCTCGGTGAGCGTGAGTCCGCACTGATCTCGACGACCGAGCTGATCAAAACGATCGCAGTGTATCGGTTCCTCCATCCCCACGCTCGGGTGCGACTCACCGGTGGTCGAGAGGTGAACCTCGCCCCGGACGAGCAACACCTTCCGTTCGAGGCGGGCGCGGACGGGGTTCTCTCGGGGGATTATCTCACGACAGAGGGTCAATCTCCGGGCGAGGACATCCGGATCATCGAGCGGGCAGGGTTAGAACCCAACCGATCTGTCAACGACTTCGACCCGGCAGCGGTGAAAGACCAGAGCGACAGCTCTCCACGCATCGAGACCGCCGCCGGGACGGCGACCAGCACCGCACAACAGGACGACTGA
- the bioD gene encoding dethiobiotin synthase has product MRIAVVGTGTGVGKTIVTAGLVGALREHGCDARAVKPAQTGFPPDDDANVIATVCDDPDAAVCLRYLTEPLAPAVAAEREGTDLSYQSIREETVAAFEDVAVGVLEGIGGLRVPLTDDREVVDLVADLDCSAVLVARSGLGTLNHTALTIEALQQRNVPVLAVVLNEYEGTTIAERSNPEALESMIDAPVLTMPSVERDNLIDTASERLLPNLDPLAARGALGP; this is encoded by the coding sequence ATGAGGATCGCCGTCGTCGGCACCGGTACAGGCGTCGGAAAGACCATCGTTACTGCCGGCTTGGTGGGTGCACTCCGTGAGCACGGATGCGACGCTCGGGCTGTAAAACCTGCTCAAACGGGCTTTCCCCCTGACGACGATGCGAACGTCATCGCCACGGTCTGTGACGATCCCGATGCCGCCGTCTGTCTCAGATATCTCACGGAACCACTGGCTCCCGCCGTGGCGGCCGAGCGCGAAGGCACCGATCTCTCCTATCAATCGATTCGTGAGGAGACGGTCGCCGCGTTCGAGGACGTCGCTGTCGGCGTTCTCGAAGGGATCGGGGGATTGCGTGTACCACTCACCGACGACCGGGAGGTCGTTGATCTCGTCGCCGATCTCGACTGTTCTGCGGTACTCGTCGCGCGCTCGGGACTTGGCACACTCAATCACACCGCGCTGACGATCGAAGCGCTACAACAGCGCAACGTTCCGGTGCTGGCGGTCGTGCTGAACGAGTACGAGGGCACCACCATCGCGGAACGATCGAATCCGGAGGCGCTGGAATCGATGATCGACGCGCCCGTGCTGACGATGCCATCGGTCGAACGGGACAACCTCATCGACACGGCGAGCGAACGGTTGCTTCCGAACCTCGATCCGCTCGCTGCTCGTGGGGCGCTCGGCCCGTAG
- a CDS encoding DUF7116 family protein → MGIISTPLLEEARSIFSDLGYTVSTAGTELRAERKWRVVYVTTSDPDDTPNRGDLRCFVAPEDRAASLCEELLARAPDYEWAVMELADSGGYRIHHPRTSEGISA, encoded by the coding sequence ATGGGGATTATTAGCACGCCCTTACTGGAAGAAGCACGGTCGATTTTCAGTGATCTGGGGTACACCGTGTCCACCGCTGGGACCGAACTCCGGGCTGAGCGGAAATGGCGTGTCGTGTACGTTACGACGTCCGATCCCGATGATACCCCTAACCGGGGTGACCTTCGGTGTTTCGTGGCCCCCGAAGATCGGGCGGCGTCATTGTGTGAGGAGTTGCTCGCCCGTGCCCCCGATTATGAGTGGGCGGTGATGGAACTCGCTGACTCCGGAGGTTATCGGATCCATCACCCGAGAACGAGCGAAGGAATTTCAGCCTGA
- a CDS encoding transcriptional regulator has product MDDITVAVLGTGGIGRRALELSTHKEWLTPVAACDRHGIAVDHEGLDVTELLDATEGNIASRNEQPDDPATDGGIAIKRSGEGEGVAASIQGDHTTTPIDDVIAESELIDAVLMALPNLEHDFIPRVTDQFVDAGYDGVLIDVLKRSRVIGMLDEREDRLVDSGITFVCGAGATPGFLTGGAALAAQSFVDVESVDIRWGVGLKSGYEDNRGTVREDIAHLDEYDIETAREMTDEEIEAVIDDHDGMLEFTDMEHADDVLLERAGICDSDDVSVGGVLDVRNDAKPTTTTVKVTGTTFDGERATNTFQLGDATSMEANVNGPAIGYLKTGVRMNRNGVYGVFGPAELLPGF; this is encoded by the coding sequence ATGGACGACATTACAGTTGCGGTACTCGGAACGGGTGGTATCGGACGACGGGCGCTCGAACTGTCGACTCATAAAGAATGGCTCACGCCGGTTGCGGCGTGTGATCGTCACGGGATCGCGGTCGATCACGAAGGTCTGGACGTGACGGAGCTTCTCGACGCGACGGAGGGCAACATCGCTAGCAGGAACGAGCAGCCAGACGATCCGGCAACCGACGGTGGGATTGCGATCAAACGGAGCGGGGAAGGCGAGGGCGTCGCTGCCTCGATCCAAGGAGACCACACGACAACACCGATCGACGACGTGATCGCAGAAAGTGAACTCATCGACGCGGTGCTCATGGCGTTGCCGAACCTCGAACACGATTTCATTCCGCGTGTCACCGATCAGTTCGTCGACGCTGGGTATGACGGTGTGTTGATCGACGTGCTAAAACGGTCGCGCGTGATCGGGATGCTCGACGAACGGGAGGATCGATTAGTCGATTCGGGGATTACGTTCGTCTGTGGTGCGGGCGCGACGCCCGGATTTCTCACCGGTGGAGCAGCGCTCGCTGCCCAGTCGTTCGTTGACGTGGAGTCAGTCGACATCCGGTGGGGCGTGGGACTCAAATCCGGCTACGAGGACAACCGGGGGACGGTCAGGGAGGACATCGCCCACCTCGATGAGTACGACATCGAAACCGCTAGAGAGATGACCGACGAGGAGATCGAGGCGGTGATCGACGACCACGACGGGATGCTTGAGTTCACCGACATGGAACACGCTGACGACGTGTTGCTCGAACGGGCGGGGATCTGCGATTCGGATGACGTTTCTGTCGGCGGGGTCCTCGACGTTCGCAACGATGCAAAGCCCACGACAACGACCGTGAAAGTGACTGGAACGACGTTTGACGGCGAGCGCGCGACCAACACGTTCCAACTCGGTGATGCGACAAGCATGGAAGCGAACGTGAACGGGCCGGCAATCGGCTACCTGAAAACGGGCGTTCGGATGAACCGAAACGGCGTCTACGGCGTGTTCGGTCCGGCAGAGCTACTGCCGGGATTCTAA
- a CDS encoding isocitrate/isopropylmalate family dehydrogenase produces the protein MSETIAVIPGDGIGREVVPAAVRVLDALDLGLSFVMGEAGDDTLSDTGEALPDRTVELVEDSDATLFGAAGETAADVILPLRAAVDSFANVRPARAYPGVDAVKPETDLVFIRENTEGVYSGIESEIAPGITTLTRVVTDDASRRIARFGFDYAVERDDPVTVAHKANVMRATDGQFVESVADVAEKRGAEYETALMDALAMQLIMHPEEYGVVVCPNLAGDMLSDLAAGLVGGLGLLPSANIGAENALFEPVHGSAPDIAGEGIANPTATVLSTAMMLEHLGYDDAGAQVRTAVEKTLEQGPHTPDLGGSASTEDVASAIIERL, from the coding sequence ATGAGCGAAACGATCGCGGTGATTCCAGGCGACGGGATCGGACGGGAGGTGGTTCCGGCAGCGGTGCGTGTGCTCGACGCGCTCGATCTCGGGCTGTCGTTCGTGATGGGTGAGGCCGGTGACGACACGCTTTCGGACACGGGCGAGGCGCTTCCCGACCGTACGGTCGAGTTAGTCGAAGATAGCGACGCGACGTTGTTCGGCGCGGCCGGCGAGACGGCCGCAGACGTTATTTTGCCGCTCCGAGCAGCGGTCGACTCGTTCGCTAACGTCCGACCAGCCCGAGCGTATCCCGGTGTCGACGCCGTGAAACCCGAGACCGATCTCGTGTTCATCCGCGAAAACACTGAAGGCGTCTACTCCGGAATCGAAAGCGAGATCGCGCCGGGCATCACGACGCTCACCCGCGTCGTGACCGATGACGCTTCCCGACGGATCGCTCGCTTTGGCTTCGACTACGCCGTAGAACGCGACGATCCGGTGACGGTCGCTCACAAGGCAAACGTCATGCGCGCCACTGACGGGCAGTTCGTCGAGAGCGTCGCCGACGTCGCAGAGAAACGCGGCGCCGAGTATGAGACGGCGCTGATGGACGCGCTCGCCATGCAGCTCATCATGCACCCAGAAGAATACGGCGTGGTCGTCTGTCCGAACCTCGCAGGTGACATGCTGTCGGATCTCGCCGCCGGACTCGTTGGGGGGCTGGGACTGCTTCCGAGCGCAAACATTGGTGCGGAAAACGCGCTGTTCGAGCCGGTACACGGCAGCGCGCCCGACATCGCTGGCGAGGGGATCGCAAATCCGACCGCGACCGTTCTCAGCACGGCGATGATGCTCGAACACCTCGGCTACGACGACGCCGGGGCACAGGTCAGAACGGCTGTCGAGAAAACGCTCGAACAGGGACCTCACACCCCCGATCTCGGCGGGAGCGCTTCCACCGAAGACGTGGCGAGTGCGATTATCGAGCGGCTCTAA
- a CDS encoding DUF7547 family protein has product MDRQDEDLEELLVELSTTLSELQDTLADEHQPQSRRLPSPGRFLRFTEEHTIPTLISLLETHIRALELLQGLLGLVNGREQREASQQRGDRRVQETGRRTLDALDGALSDLQGALHGEPSNEDARALLNDARTLSEEIDERLTNPTETTEKNGTEKTTDDSASADGAIRIDVNEPDTDPDSEEEISVDEELDTIKRELDDDEDDDTD; this is encoded by the coding sequence ATGGACAGACAGGACGAGGATCTCGAAGAACTGCTCGTAGAGCTTTCGACGACGCTCTCGGAGCTACAGGACACCCTCGCCGACGAGCATCAACCCCAATCCCGTCGTCTCCCATCGCCCGGTCGGTTTCTCCGGTTCACCGAAGAGCACACGATCCCGACGCTCATTTCCCTGTTGGAGACGCACATCCGCGCGCTCGAACTCCTCCAAGGGCTGCTCGGGTTGGTCAACGGTCGGGAACAACGGGAAGCGTCTCAACAAAGGGGGGACCGACGCGTTCAGGAGACCGGCCGTCGAACACTCGACGCACTCGACGGCGCCTTGTCGGATCTTCAGGGAGCGCTCCACGGAGAGCCATCGAACGAGGACGCACGGGCGCTTTTGAACGACGCTCGAACACTCAGCGAGGAGATCGATGAACGGCTCACGAACCCGACCGAAACCACTGAAAAAAACGGCACTGAGAAAACCACCGACGATTCGGCTTCGGCGGACGGTGCGATCAGAATCGACGTGAACGAACCCGACACCGATCCAGATTCCGAGGAGGAGATAAGCGTCGACGAGGAGTTAGACACGATAAAACGAGAACTCGACGACGACGAGGACGACGATACCGACTGA
- a CDS encoding DUF7504 family protein — protein MDGENTTRAFARSLAALKRQGCSLLITGPVRDGSHLRLSQQLLGDIKTERRWRIVVATDTEGIETRCPKLADPRQYRFIDRRHTTRSSAVQTCSPSPVNLFELAREVSETVDEFEDDADGLSSGELRLCVDSLCPLLDIHRSEALTRFIDSTTDRIYETNGMAHFHLPVDPEQPIVSELLDWFDVHIELRDGNHRWHLLDDDIQTGWLRI, from the coding sequence ATGGATGGGGAAAATACAACCAGAGCCTTTGCTCGCTCGCTCGCTGCGCTCAAACGACAGGGATGTAGCTTGCTCATTACTGGCCCGGTCCGTGATGGCTCCCATCTCCGCCTCTCCCAGCAGTTGCTGGGCGATATCAAAACAGAACGCCGGTGGCGGATCGTCGTGGCGACCGACACCGAAGGCATCGAAACCCGCTGTCCGAAACTGGCCGATCCGCGGCAGTACCGGTTCATCGACCGACGTCACACCACGCGGAGCAGCGCGGTCCAAACGTGCTCTCCTTCACCGGTGAATCTCTTCGAGTTGGCGCGCGAGGTCTCTGAGACGGTCGATGAGTTTGAGGACGATGCTGACGGACTGTCTTCCGGAGAACTTCGGCTCTGTGTCGACTCGCTTTGTCCACTCCTCGATATCCACAGATCCGAAGCTCTCACCCGGTTCATCGATAGCACGACCGACCGCATCTACGAAACGAACGGTATGGCCCATTTCCATCTTCCCGTCGATCCCGAACAGCCGATCGTCTCGGAACTCCTCGACTGGTTCGACGTACACATCGAACTCCGAGACGGCAATCACCGGTGGCACCTCCTCGATGACGACATCCAAACCGGCTGGCTCAGGATCTAG
- the leuD gene encoding 3-isopropylmalate dehydratase small subunit translates to MSGSSDADSVPSVDSVSGTGVPIRGNDIDTDQIIPARFMKVVTFDGLGEFAFFDQRFDDADNQKDHPFNERRFQDASVLAVNANFGCGSSREHAPQALMRWGIDAIVGESFAEIFAGNCLALGIPTVTADEETISELQTTVENHPDTELTVNVETETVSYETDEQSTTLDVAVDPAQRTALVEGIWDTTALMKSNAQAIETTAADLPYVQ, encoded by the coding sequence ATGAGTGGGTCTTCCGACGCGGATTCGGTTCCATCGGTCGACAGCGTTTCCGGAACCGGTGTTCCGATCCGGGGCAACGACATCGACACCGATCAGATCATCCCCGCGCGGTTCATGAAGGTCGTCACCTTCGACGGACTAGGGGAGTTCGCGTTTTTCGATCAGCGGTTCGACGACGCGGACAACCAGAAAGACCACCCGTTCAACGAACGGCGATTTCAGGACGCGTCCGTGTTGGCCGTCAACGCGAACTTTGGCTGTGGCTCCTCTCGCGAGCACGCACCCCAAGCGCTCATGCGGTGGGGGATCGACGCCATCGTCGGCGAAAGCTTCGCGGAGATCTTCGCGGGGAACTGCCTCGCGTTGGGTATTCCGACCGTCACCGCCGACGAGGAGACGATCAGTGAGCTACAGACGACCGTCGAGAACCACCCGGACACCGAGCTGACCGTGAATGTCGAAACGGAGACAGTCTCTTATGAGACGGACGAGCAGTCCACGACCCTTGACGTAGCAGTCGACCCGGCCCAGCGGACCGCCTTGGTCGAGGGGATATGGGACACGACAGCACTGATGAAATCGAACGCACAGGCAATCGAAACGACGGCGGCCGACCTTCCATACGTCCAATGA
- the dpsA gene encoding DNA starvation/stationary phase protection protein DpsA — MSTQEGRIRQEAGTVTENDLRIDTDRSEQIIDALNTDLANAYVLYHQLKKHHWDAEGAEFRDLHLFLEEAYETVERGADEIAERAQALGGVPVAGPTTQAERATVSFEGEDVYDLRLSLANDLEMYGDIIESLRDHIELADNLGDYATGELLRDILVEVEEDAHHIEHYLEDDTLVLDEATH; from the coding sequence ATGAGCACACAAGAAGGGCGGATCCGACAGGAAGCGGGAACAGTGACCGAGAACGATCTCCGAATCGATACCGACCGTTCCGAACAGATCATCGATGCACTGAATACGGACCTTGCGAACGCCTACGTCCTGTACCACCAGCTGAAAAAGCATCACTGGGACGCCGAAGGCGCTGAGTTTCGGGACCTCCACCTGTTCCTCGAAGAGGCCTACGAGACGGTGGAGCGAGGAGCCGACGAGATCGCAGAACGCGCCCAGGCGCTCGGTGGCGTGCCGGTCGCTGGCCCGACCACCCAAGCAGAACGGGCCACGGTCTCGTTCGAGGGCGAAGACGTGTACGACCTCCGGCTTTCGCTTGCGAACGACCTCGAGATGTACGGCGACATCATCGAGTCGCTTCGAGATCACATCGAACTTGCGGACAACCTCGGCGATTACGCGACCGGGGAACTGCTGCGAGACATCCTCGTAGAGGTCGAAGAAGACGCTCACCACATCGAACACTACCTCGAGGACGATACGCTGGTCCTCGACGAAGCAACCCACTGA
- a CDS encoding arylsulfotransferase family protein translates to MIDRWHPSRRDIRSALSRNRLRAVFVVTLLFSTAVLATAASSGVSTASKEATPNAPPTDNHTVVTESGRQGTITAYAPNGEIVYYNNTHTKYFDADPVAENPMVVEYTATDTIHTEGPTCSNPPCAKNVLERVNLKTGEVDVLYERYDHQETAGEWHDADRINETHVLIADIIDDQVFIVDTETEIVEWLWDAQSDYPVEGGGPYPHDWAHLNDVEYIEEGTNAGRVMVSLRNQDQVAFIDPEKGLMENWTLGAEDDYDVMFEQHNPDYIPESRGGPAVVVADSENGRIQEFQREDGNWTQSWEWSDRRMQWPRDADRLPNGNTLVTDTHGNRVMEIAPNGEIVWQVESTLPYEAERLETGAESAGGESAATLGFESRTADAAESDGGGSSLLDTVTDTIQSNVPHRITNAIYFVSPVWMGAREFAAVTLGLLVALTWFTLETKWQLQNRGFGFQLPLYRHKEE, encoded by the coding sequence GTGATCGATCGTTGGCATCCATCACGCCGGGATATCCGATCGGCGCTCTCTCGCAACCGGCTCCGTGCCGTGTTCGTCGTCACACTCCTTTTTTCGACTGCCGTACTCGCTACTGCAGCCTCAAGCGGTGTTTCGACCGCCTCTAAAGAGGCTACACCGAACGCACCGCCGACTGACAACCACACGGTCGTTACCGAGTCGGGGCGGCAAGGGACGATCACCGCCTACGCTCCTAACGGTGAGATCGTATACTACAACAACACTCACACGAAGTACTTCGACGCAGATCCCGTCGCGGAGAATCCGATGGTCGTCGAATACACCGCAACGGATACGATCCACACCGAAGGACCAACGTGCAGTAATCCCCCGTGTGCGAAAAACGTCCTCGAGCGTGTCAACCTCAAGACCGGCGAGGTCGACGTGTTGTATGAACGCTACGACCACCAGGAAACCGCCGGTGAATGGCACGATGCGGATCGGATCAACGAAACACACGTTTTGATCGCCGACATCATTGACGATCAGGTGTTCATCGTTGACACCGAAACGGAAATCGTCGAGTGGCTGTGGGACGCCCAAAGCGACTATCCCGTCGAGGGTGGTGGGCCGTACCCTCACGATTGGGCACACCTCAACGACGTCGAGTACATCGAAGAGGGGACGAACGCGGGACGGGTCATGGTTAGCCTCCGGAACCAAGACCAAGTCGCGTTCATCGATCCCGAGAAGGGACTTATGGAGAACTGGACCCTTGGTGCTGAGGACGACTACGATGTCATGTTCGAACAGCACAACCCCGATTACATTCCCGAATCGAGGGGCGGTCCGGCCGTCGTCGTCGCCGATTCGGAGAACGGACGGATTCAAGAGTTCCAGCGCGAAGACGGCAACTGGACTCAGAGTTGGGAGTGGTCCGACAGACGAATGCAGTGGCCACGAGACGCCGACCGCCTGCCAAACGGTAACACACTCGTCACCGACACCCACGGAAACCGGGTGATGGAGATCGCACCGAACGGAGAGATCGTGTGGCAAGTCGAGTCGACACTGCCCTACGAGGCCGAACGGCTCGAAACGGGTGCCGAAAGCGCGGGGGGAGAGAGCGCAGCAACCCTCGGTTTCGAGTCTCGAACGGCCGACGCCGCTGAAAGTGACGGCGGGGGGTCCAGCCTCCTCGATACGGTCACCGATACCATCCAGTCGAACGTGCCCCACCGGATCACCAACGCGATCTATTTCGTCAGCCCGGTGTGGATGGGTGCTCGCGAGTTCGCTGCCGTCACACTCGGACTCCTCGTGGCACTCACGTGGTTCACGCTCGAAACCAAGTGGCAGCTTCAAAACAGGGGATTCGGATTCCAGCTTCCTCTCTACCGCCATAAAGAGGAGTAG